The DNA region TTCGGGCGAGAGCGAGCTCGACCCGTCGGCGCCCGGCAGTCTCGCGCTGGCGACGAAGCTCTACGCCGAGGTGCAGCGGACGTTCCCGTCCAGCCGCGCCGTGCACATCGGTGGGGACGAATGGGGCGGCAACGTCACCGCCGACGGGCGCGTCGGGTGGATGAACGCGATGGCAGCCGCCCTCGGCACCCGCGAGGTGTGGGCCTGGAACGACGGGATCGATCGCGCCGCGGTCGGGCGACTCGACCCGCGCATCCACGTCACGTACTGGAGCTTCGACGGCGACACCGAGGACGCAGCGGAGCGTCGCGAACGCCGAGCGCGACGGGCCAGTGCGGTCGACCTGCAGCAGGCCGGGATCGACCTGCTCAACTACAACTCGTACTACCTCTACGAGGTGCCGACCGACCTCGACCCCGCCGACAGCGACTACACCGTCGCCGACCTCCGCGAGCACTGGTCACTCCGGACGTGGGACGGCGACTCCGGAGCACGTCTCGCTGCTCCGATGTCGGGCGCGGCCGTCGCGATCTGGGGCGAGGACCTCGACAGTCCACCCGCTGACGCGCTCCTGCGGTGGAGCGCGCCGCACGTGAAGGCGATGATCGAGACCGCAGCCTCCTGACGGACGCATGTCGCGCCTCCAGGCCGACCGCCGGAACCGCCGAAAGCGCCGGAATCGCCGCCCGCCTATCCGAGCGGCTCGACGCCGTAGCTCGTGACCACCGCGCGCAACTCGTCCAGGTAGGTCTGCGCCTGCACGGTGAGCGGAACGGATGCGTGCGCGATCCAGCCGATCTCGATGCGTTCGTCGACGTCGAGGGGGATGGCGACGATCTCGGGGTCGAGGTCATCGCTGATGAGCCCGGTGGAGATCGTGTAGCCACCCAGGCCGATCATGAGGTTGAAGATCGTCGCCCGGTCCGAAACCCGGATCTCCCGCTTGCTCGACATCGTCGACAGGATCTCCTCCGCCAGGTAGAAGGAGTTGTTCGCGCCTTGGTCGAAGGTCAGCCGCGGCAGGTCGGCCAGGTCCTCGAGGGTTGCCCGCTCCCGTGACGCGATCGGGTTCCGACGGGCCACGAAGATGTGCGGCTGCGCGACGAACAGCGGCGTGAAGACGACCCCGGCGTCCCGCAGCAGCTTGCCGAGCACCTGCTTGTTGAAGTCGTTGCGGTAGAGGATGCCCACCTCGCTGCGCAGCGTGCGGACGTCCTCGATGATGTCCCAGGTGCGTGTCTCGCGGAGCGAGAACTCGTACTCGTCCGCAGCGGCTGCTTCGACCATGCGGACGAAGGCCTCCACCGCGAACGAGTAGTGCTGGGCGGACACCCCGAGCAGCCGACGCGACCGCTGGCCGCCGACGTACCGCTGCTCGAGCAGGGAGACCTGCTCGACGACCTGCCGGGCGTACCCGAGGAACTCGACGCCGTCGACGGTGAGCACGACGCCCCGGGCCGAGCGGGTGAAGAGCGGGCGCCCGATCCGCGTCTCGAGGTCCTTCATCGCGGCGGACATCGTCGGCTGTGACACGTAGAGCAGGTCGGCCGCTGCGCTGATCGAGCCCTCCGTCGCGACCTCGATGAAGTACCGGAGCTGCTGCAGGGTGATGTCGTTCGAGATACGTGCCATAGGCGCAGGCTATACCAGTGCATAGTGTCTCGGTATTACCTGATGGCTCGTGGTTCCCGCCATCATCGAAGTACCCCTTCCCCAGTGCCCTCGGGCGCTCGACGAACAGATTGCCGACCATGGCGAACGACATCACCTTCAGCATCACCC from Curtobacterium sp. MCJR17_020 includes:
- a CDS encoding LysR family transcriptional regulator, which codes for MARISNDITLQQLRYFIEVATEGSISAAADLLYVSQPTMSAAMKDLETRIGRPLFTRSARGVVLTVDGVEFLGYARQVVEQVSLLEQRYVGGQRSRRLLGVSAQHYSFAVEAFVRMVEAAAADEYEFSLRETRTWDIIEDVRTLRSEVGILYRNDFNKQVLGKLLRDAGVVFTPLFVAQPHIFVARRNPIASRERATLEDLADLPRLTFDQGANNSFYLAEEILSTMSSKREIRVSDRATIFNLMIGLGGYTISTGLISDDLDPEIVAIPLDVDERIEIGWIAHASVPLTVQAQTYLDELRAVVTSYGVEPLG